One region of Streptomyces rishiriensis genomic DNA includes:
- a CDS encoding sugar phosphate isomerase/epimerase family protein, with the protein MTVKQLSLPELVAACGDLGVTNVGLWREPVQTYGVERTAALVRDAGLTVTTLCRGGFLTALDQDERAAALADNRRAVDEAVTLGTEVLVLVSGGLPAGSKDLHGARERIADALSVLGPYAEDHGVKLAIEPLHPMFASDRCVVSTLTQALDLAERFPAHQVGVTVDTYHIWWDDQAPAQIARAGASGRIHTFQLADWTTPLPEGVLNGRGQIGDGAIDMREWRTYVETAGYTGAIEVELFNDALWARDGREVLAETAERFVKHTAG; encoded by the coding sequence GCTGCCCGAACTGGTCGCCGCCTGCGGTGACCTGGGTGTGACGAACGTGGGCCTGTGGCGCGAGCCGGTGCAGACGTACGGCGTGGAGCGGACGGCCGCACTGGTCCGTGACGCCGGCCTGACGGTGACGACGCTGTGCCGCGGCGGCTTCCTCACGGCGCTCGACCAGGACGAACGGGCGGCCGCCCTGGCCGACAACCGCCGGGCCGTGGACGAGGCCGTGACGCTCGGCACCGAGGTGCTGGTCCTGGTCTCCGGCGGCCTGCCCGCCGGCTCCAAGGACCTGCACGGCGCCCGCGAGCGCATCGCCGACGCCCTGTCCGTCCTCGGCCCCTACGCCGAGGACCACGGGGTGAAGCTGGCCATCGAGCCACTGCACCCCATGTTCGCCTCCGACCGCTGTGTGGTCTCGACCCTCACGCAGGCCCTCGACCTCGCGGAACGCTTCCCGGCCCACCAGGTCGGCGTCACGGTCGACACGTACCACATCTGGTGGGACGACCAGGCCCCCGCCCAGATCGCCCGGGCGGGCGCGTCCGGCCGTATCCACACCTTCCAACTGGCCGACTGGACCACCCCGTTGCCCGAGGGCGTCCTGAACGGCCGGGGCCAGATCGGCGACGGCGCGATCGACATGCGCGAATGGCGGACCTATGTGGAGACGGCCGGCTACACGGGCGCGATCGAGGTCGAACTGTTCAACGACGCCCTGTGGGCCCGCGACGGCAGGGAAGTGCTCGCCGAGACGGCGGAACGCTTCGTGAAGCACACGGCCGGCTGA
- a CDS encoding GntR family transcriptional regulator, with protein sequence MDKISPDSPQYVYEQLAAIIERKIRSGDYPPGTRLPGELTMTHEHKVGPGTVRRALDILRDRGLVVTVRARGSFVSDPLPPAPEV encoded by the coding sequence GTGGACAAGATCAGCCCCGATTCGCCGCAGTACGTCTATGAACAGCTCGCCGCGATCATCGAACGGAAGATTCGTTCCGGCGACTACCCGCCGGGCACGCGGCTGCCGGGCGAACTGACCATGACGCACGAGCACAAAGTCGGTCCGGGCACGGTCCGCCGCGCTCTGGACATCCTTCGGGACAGGGGGCTGGTGGTGACCGTGCGCGCCCGGGGGTCGTTCGTCTCCGACCCCCTGCCGCCCGCCCCCGAGGTGTGA